The Microcebus murinus isolate Inina chromosome 26, M.murinus_Inina_mat1.0, whole genome shotgun sequence genome contains a region encoding:
- the AFM gene encoding afamin isoform X2, whose product MKQLKFTDFVFFLFFFTESLTLPTKPQDVDDSGITQKFIEENIEYITIIAFAQYVQEATFEDVEILVKDMVEYKDRCVANKTLPECFKLPNNALQEKIFAMEGLPQKHNLSHCCSKVDFERRSCFFFNKKADVAFLPPFPTLDPEEKCQAFKNSRKSFLNRYVYEVARRNPFVFAPTLLSVAARFEEVAGACCEEQHKATCFQTRAAPVIQYLKAFSSYQKNVCGAYLKFGTKVLNFINIAVLSQKFPKIEFKELTSLIEDVSSKYDGCCEGDVVQCVRDTSKVMNHICSKQGSISSKIQECCEKKIPERGECIINSNKDDRPEDLREAKFTDSETLCQERDTDPDNFFAEFTYEYSRNHPDLSTPELLRIAHVYKDVLSNCCNTQNPPGCYRRAKDKFNETTEKSHKIVQRECEHFQLWGKDGVKYYYLIRLTKTAPQLSTEELISLGEKMAMALATCCTLSEEFACVDNLVDLVLGELCGINENRTINPAVDHCCKTNFAFRRHCFEGLKADETYVPPTTTKDLFTFNADLCQAQNEELQRKKDRVLVDLARRRELAEEELRAWLAGLAERCCSAGEPALWGGSQNWQLKPDCLRNIKEKASKQWPAYKLPDCPVVNFVS is encoded by the exons atgaaacagttaaaatttacagattttgtttttttcttgttcttttttactgAATCCCTAACTCTGCCCACAAAGCCTCAGGATGTAG ATGACTCCGGGATCACCCAGAAATTTATAGAAGAGAATATTGAATACAT CACCATCATTGCATTTGCTCAGTATGTTCAGGAAGCAACCTTCGAAGATGTGGAAATTCTGGTGAAAGACATGGTAGAATACAAAGATAGATGTGTTGCTAACAAGACCCTCCCAGAGTGTTTCAAATTACCT AATAATGctttacaggaaaaaatattcgCTATGGAGGGGTTGCCACAAAAGCATAATCTTTCACACTGCTGTAGTAAGGTTGACTTTGAAAGAAGatcctgttttttctttaataagaaagCTGATGTAGCATTTCTGCCTCCTTTCCCTACTCTGGATCCTGAAGAGAAATgccaggcttttaaaaatagcagaaaatcTTTTCTAAATCG CTATGTGTATGAAGTTGCCAGAAGGAACCCCTTTGTCTTTGCCCCGACGCTCCTAAGCGTTGCTGCTCGATTTGAGGAGGTGGCTGGCGCGTGCTGTGAAGAGCAACACAAAGCCACCTGCTTTCAAACGAGG gcAGCACCTGTCatacaatatttaaaagcattttcttcttATCAAAAGAACGTCTGTGGGGCATATTTGAAATTTGGAACCAAAGTCTTAAACTTTAT AAATATTGCTGTACTCAGTCAGAAATTTCCCAAGATTGAATTTAAGGAGCTTACCTCCCTCATAGAAGATGTTTCTTCCAAGTACGACGGGTGCTGTGAGGGGGACGTAGTCCAGTGTGTCCGTGACACG AGCAAGGTTATGAACCACATTTGTTCAAAACAAGGATCCATCTCCAGTAAAATCCAGGAGTGCTGTGAAAAGAAAATACCAGAGCGCGGTGAATGCATAATTAACTCAAACAAAGACGATAGACCAGAGGATTTAAGAGAAGCAAAATTCACTGACAGTGAAACTCTATGTCAAGAACGAGATACTGACCCAGACAACTTCTTTGCTGA GTTTACTTATGAGTACTCAAGGAATCATCCAGACCTGTCCACACCAGAGCTTTTAAGAATTGCCCATGTATACAAGGATGTCCTGAGCAATTGCTGCAACACACAAAACCCTCCAGGTTGTTACCGCCGTGCG aaAGATAAGTTCAATGAGACAACTGAGAAGAGCCACAAGATAGTACAACGAGAATGTGAACATTTCCAGCTTTGGGGGAAGGATGGCGTGAAATACTA CTACCTTATCAGACTCACAAAGACAGCCCCTCAGCTCTCCACCGAAGAGCTCATCTCTCTTGGAGAGAAAATGGCGATGGCTTTGGCTACCTGCTGCACGCTAAGTGAAGAGTTTGCCTGTGTTGATAATTTG GTGGATTTAGTTCTTGGAGAGTTatgtggaataaatgaaaatcGAACCATCAACCCTGCTGTGGACCACTGTTGTAAAACAAACTTTGCCTTCAGAAGGCACTGCTTTGAGGGTCTGAAAGCTGATGAAACATATGTGCCTCCAACTACCACTaaagatttatttacatttaatgcagACTTGTGTCAGGCTCAGAATGAGGAacttcagagaaagaaagacag GGTCCTTGTCGACTTGGCGAGGCGGCGCGAGCTCGCGGAGGAGGAGCTGCGGGCCTGGCTCGCGGGTCTCGCCGAGAGGTGCTGCAGCGCGGGCGAGCCTGCTCTGTGGGGAG GGTCCCAAAATTGGCAGCTGAAGCCAGACTGCTTgagaaacataaaggaaaaagcaTCAAAG CAATGGCCAGCTTATAAGCTTCCTGATTGTCCTGTGGTGAATTTCGTTTCCTGA
- the AFM gene encoding afamin isoform X3, giving the protein MKQLKFTDFVFFLFFFTESLTLPTKPQDVDDSGITQKFIEENIEYITIIAFAQYVQEATFEDVEILVKDMVEYKDRCVANKTLPECFKLPNNALQEKIFAMEGLPQKHNLSHCCSKVDFERRSCFFFNKKADVAFLPPFPTLDPEEKCQAFKNSRKSFLNRYVYEVARRNPFVFAPTLLSVAARFEEVAGACCEEQHKATCFQTRAAPVIQYLKAFSSYQKNVCGAYLKFGTKVLNFINIAVLSQKFPKIEFKELTSLIEDVSSKYDGCCEGDVVQCVRDTSKVMNHICSKQGSISSKIQECCEKKIPERGECIINSNKDDRPEDLREAKFTDSETLCQERDTDPDNFFAEFTYEYSRNHPDLSTPELLRIAHVYKDVLSNCCNTQNPPGCYRRAKDKFNETTEKSHKIVQRECEHFQLWGKDGVKYYYLIRLTKTAPQLSTEELISLGEKMAMALATCCTLSEEFACVDNLVDLVLGELCGINENRTINPAVDHCCKTNFAFRRHCFEGLKADETYVPPTTTKDLFTFNADLCQAQNEELQRKKDRVLVDLARRRELAEEELRAWLAGLAERCCSAGEPALWGGSQNWQLKPDCLRNIKEKASKRTHSHKQLPSVM; this is encoded by the exons atgaaacagttaaaatttacagattttgtttttttcttgttcttttttactgAATCCCTAACTCTGCCCACAAAGCCTCAGGATGTAG ATGACTCCGGGATCACCCAGAAATTTATAGAAGAGAATATTGAATACAT CACCATCATTGCATTTGCTCAGTATGTTCAGGAAGCAACCTTCGAAGATGTGGAAATTCTGGTGAAAGACATGGTAGAATACAAAGATAGATGTGTTGCTAACAAGACCCTCCCAGAGTGTTTCAAATTACCT AATAATGctttacaggaaaaaatattcgCTATGGAGGGGTTGCCACAAAAGCATAATCTTTCACACTGCTGTAGTAAGGTTGACTTTGAAAGAAGatcctgttttttctttaataagaaagCTGATGTAGCATTTCTGCCTCCTTTCCCTACTCTGGATCCTGAAGAGAAATgccaggcttttaaaaatagcagaaaatcTTTTCTAAATCG CTATGTGTATGAAGTTGCCAGAAGGAACCCCTTTGTCTTTGCCCCGACGCTCCTAAGCGTTGCTGCTCGATTTGAGGAGGTGGCTGGCGCGTGCTGTGAAGAGCAACACAAAGCCACCTGCTTTCAAACGAGG gcAGCACCTGTCatacaatatttaaaagcattttcttcttATCAAAAGAACGTCTGTGGGGCATATTTGAAATTTGGAACCAAAGTCTTAAACTTTAT AAATATTGCTGTACTCAGTCAGAAATTTCCCAAGATTGAATTTAAGGAGCTTACCTCCCTCATAGAAGATGTTTCTTCCAAGTACGACGGGTGCTGTGAGGGGGACGTAGTCCAGTGTGTCCGTGACACG AGCAAGGTTATGAACCACATTTGTTCAAAACAAGGATCCATCTCCAGTAAAATCCAGGAGTGCTGTGAAAAGAAAATACCAGAGCGCGGTGAATGCATAATTAACTCAAACAAAGACGATAGACCAGAGGATTTAAGAGAAGCAAAATTCACTGACAGTGAAACTCTATGTCAAGAACGAGATACTGACCCAGACAACTTCTTTGCTGA GTTTACTTATGAGTACTCAAGGAATCATCCAGACCTGTCCACACCAGAGCTTTTAAGAATTGCCCATGTATACAAGGATGTCCTGAGCAATTGCTGCAACACACAAAACCCTCCAGGTTGTTACCGCCGTGCG aaAGATAAGTTCAATGAGACAACTGAGAAGAGCCACAAGATAGTACAACGAGAATGTGAACATTTCCAGCTTTGGGGGAAGGATGGCGTGAAATACTA CTACCTTATCAGACTCACAAAGACAGCCCCTCAGCTCTCCACCGAAGAGCTCATCTCTCTTGGAGAGAAAATGGCGATGGCTTTGGCTACCTGCTGCACGCTAAGTGAAGAGTTTGCCTGTGTTGATAATTTG GTGGATTTAGTTCTTGGAGAGTTatgtggaataaatgaaaatcGAACCATCAACCCTGCTGTGGACCACTGTTGTAAAACAAACTTTGCCTTCAGAAGGCACTGCTTTGAGGGTCTGAAAGCTGATGAAACATATGTGCCTCCAACTACCACTaaagatttatttacatttaatgcagACTTGTGTCAGGCTCAGAATGAGGAacttcagagaaagaaagacag GGTCCTTGTCGACTTGGCGAGGCGGCGCGAGCTCGCGGAGGAGGAGCTGCGGGCCTGGCTCGCGGGTCTCGCCGAGAGGTGCTGCAGCGCGGGCGAGCCTGCTCTGTGGGGAG GGTCCCAAAATTGGCAGCTGAAGCCAGACTGCTTgagaaacataaaggaaaaagcaTCAAAG AGAACACACTCGCACAAGCAGCTACCCAGTGTGATGTGA
- the AFM gene encoding afamin isoform X5, whose protein sequence is MKQLKFTDFVFFLFFFTESLTLPTKPQDVDDSGITQKFIEENIEYITIIAFAQYVQEATFEDVEILVKDMVEYKDRCVANKTLPECFKLPAAPVIQYLKAFSSYQKNVCGAYLKFGTKVLNFINIAVLSQKFPKIEFKELTSLIEDVSSKYDGCCEGDVVQCVRDTSKVMNHICSKQGSISSKIQECCEKKIPERGECIINSNKDDRPEDLREAKFTDSETLCQERDTDPDNFFAEFTYEYSRNHPDLSTPELLRIAHVYKDVLSNCCNTQNPPGCYRRAKDKFNETTEKSHKIVQRECEHFQLWGKDGVKYYYLIRLTKTAPQLSTEELISLGEKMAMALATCCTLSEEFACVDNLVDLVLGELCGINENRTINPAVDHCCKTNFAFRRHCFEGLKADETYVPPTTTKDLFTFNADLCQAQNEELQRKKDRVLVDLARRRELAEEELRAWLAGLAERCCSAGEPALWGGSQNWQLKPDCLRNIKEKASKLSGPDRRETPESLNVDRKKRGNCSGFGVHSPQ, encoded by the exons atgaaacagttaaaatttacagattttgtttttttcttgttcttttttactgAATCCCTAACTCTGCCCACAAAGCCTCAGGATGTAG ATGACTCCGGGATCACCCAGAAATTTATAGAAGAGAATATTGAATACAT CACCATCATTGCATTTGCTCAGTATGTTCAGGAAGCAACCTTCGAAGATGTGGAAATTCTGGTGAAAGACATGGTAGAATACAAAGATAGATGTGTTGCTAACAAGACCCTCCCAGAGTGTTTCAAATTACCT gcAGCACCTGTCatacaatatttaaaagcattttcttcttATCAAAAGAACGTCTGTGGGGCATATTTGAAATTTGGAACCAAAGTCTTAAACTTTAT AAATATTGCTGTACTCAGTCAGAAATTTCCCAAGATTGAATTTAAGGAGCTTACCTCCCTCATAGAAGATGTTTCTTCCAAGTACGACGGGTGCTGTGAGGGGGACGTAGTCCAGTGTGTCCGTGACACG AGCAAGGTTATGAACCACATTTGTTCAAAACAAGGATCCATCTCCAGTAAAATCCAGGAGTGCTGTGAAAAGAAAATACCAGAGCGCGGTGAATGCATAATTAACTCAAACAAAGACGATAGACCAGAGGATTTAAGAGAAGCAAAATTCACTGACAGTGAAACTCTATGTCAAGAACGAGATACTGACCCAGACAACTTCTTTGCTGA GTTTACTTATGAGTACTCAAGGAATCATCCAGACCTGTCCACACCAGAGCTTTTAAGAATTGCCCATGTATACAAGGATGTCCTGAGCAATTGCTGCAACACACAAAACCCTCCAGGTTGTTACCGCCGTGCG aaAGATAAGTTCAATGAGACAACTGAGAAGAGCCACAAGATAGTACAACGAGAATGTGAACATTTCCAGCTTTGGGGGAAGGATGGCGTGAAATACTA CTACCTTATCAGACTCACAAAGACAGCCCCTCAGCTCTCCACCGAAGAGCTCATCTCTCTTGGAGAGAAAATGGCGATGGCTTTGGCTACCTGCTGCACGCTAAGTGAAGAGTTTGCCTGTGTTGATAATTTG GTGGATTTAGTTCTTGGAGAGTTatgtggaataaatgaaaatcGAACCATCAACCCTGCTGTGGACCACTGTTGTAAAACAAACTTTGCCTTCAGAAGGCACTGCTTTGAGGGTCTGAAAGCTGATGAAACATATGTGCCTCCAACTACCACTaaagatttatttacatttaatgcagACTTGTGTCAGGCTCAGAATGAGGAacttcagagaaagaaagacag GGTCCTTGTCGACTTGGCGAGGCGGCGCGAGCTCGCGGAGGAGGAGCTGCGGGCCTGGCTCGCGGGTCTCGCCGAGAGGTGCTGCAGCGCGGGCGAGCCTGCTCTGTGGGGAG GGTCCCAAAATTGGCAGCTGAAGCCAGACTGCTTgagaaacataaaggaaaaagcaTCAAAG CTGTCTGGACCAGATAGGCGAGAGACACCTGAATCTCTGAATGTGGACAGAAAGAAGAGGGGTAACTGCTCAGGATTTGGGGTACACAGCCCTCAGTAA
- the AFM gene encoding afamin isoform X1 → MKQLKFTDFVFFLFFFTESLTLPTKPQDVDDSGITQKFIEENIEYITIIAFAQYVQEATFEDVEILVKDMVEYKDRCVANKTLPECFKLPNNALQEKIFAMEGLPQKHNLSHCCSKVDFERRSCFFFNKKADVAFLPPFPTLDPEEKCQAFKNSRKSFLNRYVYEVARRNPFVFAPTLLSVAARFEEVAGACCEEQHKATCFQTRAAPVIQYLKAFSSYQKNVCGAYLKFGTKVLNFINIAVLSQKFPKIEFKELTSLIEDVSSKYDGCCEGDVVQCVRDTSKVMNHICSKQGSISSKIQECCEKKIPERGECIINSNKDDRPEDLREAKFTDSETLCQERDTDPDNFFAEFTYEYSRNHPDLSTPELLRIAHVYKDVLSNCCNTQNPPGCYRRAKDKFNETTEKSHKIVQRECEHFQLWGKDGVKYYYLIRLTKTAPQLSTEELISLGEKMAMALATCCTLSEEFACVDNLVDLVLGELCGINENRTINPAVDHCCKTNFAFRRHCFEGLKADETYVPPTTTKDLFTFNADLCQAQNEELQRKKDRVLVDLARRRELAEEELRAWLAGLAERCCSAGEPALWGGSQNWQLKPDCLRNIKEKASKLSGPDRRETPESLNVDRKKRGNCSGFGVHSPQ, encoded by the exons atgaaacagttaaaatttacagattttgtttttttcttgttcttttttactgAATCCCTAACTCTGCCCACAAAGCCTCAGGATGTAG ATGACTCCGGGATCACCCAGAAATTTATAGAAGAGAATATTGAATACAT CACCATCATTGCATTTGCTCAGTATGTTCAGGAAGCAACCTTCGAAGATGTGGAAATTCTGGTGAAAGACATGGTAGAATACAAAGATAGATGTGTTGCTAACAAGACCCTCCCAGAGTGTTTCAAATTACCT AATAATGctttacaggaaaaaatattcgCTATGGAGGGGTTGCCACAAAAGCATAATCTTTCACACTGCTGTAGTAAGGTTGACTTTGAAAGAAGatcctgttttttctttaataagaaagCTGATGTAGCATTTCTGCCTCCTTTCCCTACTCTGGATCCTGAAGAGAAATgccaggcttttaaaaatagcagaaaatcTTTTCTAAATCG CTATGTGTATGAAGTTGCCAGAAGGAACCCCTTTGTCTTTGCCCCGACGCTCCTAAGCGTTGCTGCTCGATTTGAGGAGGTGGCTGGCGCGTGCTGTGAAGAGCAACACAAAGCCACCTGCTTTCAAACGAGG gcAGCACCTGTCatacaatatttaaaagcattttcttcttATCAAAAGAACGTCTGTGGGGCATATTTGAAATTTGGAACCAAAGTCTTAAACTTTAT AAATATTGCTGTACTCAGTCAGAAATTTCCCAAGATTGAATTTAAGGAGCTTACCTCCCTCATAGAAGATGTTTCTTCCAAGTACGACGGGTGCTGTGAGGGGGACGTAGTCCAGTGTGTCCGTGACACG AGCAAGGTTATGAACCACATTTGTTCAAAACAAGGATCCATCTCCAGTAAAATCCAGGAGTGCTGTGAAAAGAAAATACCAGAGCGCGGTGAATGCATAATTAACTCAAACAAAGACGATAGACCAGAGGATTTAAGAGAAGCAAAATTCACTGACAGTGAAACTCTATGTCAAGAACGAGATACTGACCCAGACAACTTCTTTGCTGA GTTTACTTATGAGTACTCAAGGAATCATCCAGACCTGTCCACACCAGAGCTTTTAAGAATTGCCCATGTATACAAGGATGTCCTGAGCAATTGCTGCAACACACAAAACCCTCCAGGTTGTTACCGCCGTGCG aaAGATAAGTTCAATGAGACAACTGAGAAGAGCCACAAGATAGTACAACGAGAATGTGAACATTTCCAGCTTTGGGGGAAGGATGGCGTGAAATACTA CTACCTTATCAGACTCACAAAGACAGCCCCTCAGCTCTCCACCGAAGAGCTCATCTCTCTTGGAGAGAAAATGGCGATGGCTTTGGCTACCTGCTGCACGCTAAGTGAAGAGTTTGCCTGTGTTGATAATTTG GTGGATTTAGTTCTTGGAGAGTTatgtggaataaatgaaaatcGAACCATCAACCCTGCTGTGGACCACTGTTGTAAAACAAACTTTGCCTTCAGAAGGCACTGCTTTGAGGGTCTGAAAGCTGATGAAACATATGTGCCTCCAACTACCACTaaagatttatttacatttaatgcagACTTGTGTCAGGCTCAGAATGAGGAacttcagagaaagaaagacag GGTCCTTGTCGACTTGGCGAGGCGGCGCGAGCTCGCGGAGGAGGAGCTGCGGGCCTGGCTCGCGGGTCTCGCCGAGAGGTGCTGCAGCGCGGGCGAGCCTGCTCTGTGGGGAG GGTCCCAAAATTGGCAGCTGAAGCCAGACTGCTTgagaaacataaaggaaaaagcaTCAAAG CTGTCTGGACCAGATAGGCGAGAGACACCTGAATCTCTGAATGTGGACAGAAAGAAGAGGGGTAACTGCTCAGGATTTGGGGTACACAGCCCTCAGTAA
- the AFM gene encoding afamin isoform X4: MKQLKFTDFVFFLFFFTESLTLPTKPQDVDDSGITQKFIEENIEYITIIAFAQYVQEATFEDVEILVKDMVEYKDRCVANKTLPECFKLPNNALQEKIFAMEGLPQKHNLSHCCSKVDFERRSCFFFNKKADVAFLPPFPTLDPEEKCQAFKNSRKSFLNRYVYEVARRNPFVFAPTLLSVAARFEEVAGACCEEQHKATCFQTRAAPVIQYLKAFSSYQKNVCGAYLKFGTKVLNFINIAVLSQKFPKIEFKELTSLIEDVSSKYDGCCEGDVVQCVRDTSKVMNHICSKQGSISSKIQECCEKKIPERGECIINSNKDDRPEDLREAKFTDSETLCQERDTDPDNFFAEFTYEYSRNHPDLSTPELLRIAHVYKDVLSNCCNTQNPPGCYRRAKDKFNETTEKSHKIVQRECEHFQLWGKDGVKYYYLIRLTKTAPQLSTEELISLGEKMAMALATCCTLSEEFACVDNLVDLVLGELCGINENRTINPAVDHCCKTNFAFRRHCFEGLKADETYVPPTTTKDLFTFNADLCQAQNEELQRKKDRVLVDLARRRELAEEELRAWLAGLAERCCSAGEPALWGGSQNWQLKPDCLRNIKEKASKGCARSSRRQSI; the protein is encoded by the exons atgaaacagttaaaatttacagattttgtttttttcttgttcttttttactgAATCCCTAACTCTGCCCACAAAGCCTCAGGATGTAG ATGACTCCGGGATCACCCAGAAATTTATAGAAGAGAATATTGAATACAT CACCATCATTGCATTTGCTCAGTATGTTCAGGAAGCAACCTTCGAAGATGTGGAAATTCTGGTGAAAGACATGGTAGAATACAAAGATAGATGTGTTGCTAACAAGACCCTCCCAGAGTGTTTCAAATTACCT AATAATGctttacaggaaaaaatattcgCTATGGAGGGGTTGCCACAAAAGCATAATCTTTCACACTGCTGTAGTAAGGTTGACTTTGAAAGAAGatcctgttttttctttaataagaaagCTGATGTAGCATTTCTGCCTCCTTTCCCTACTCTGGATCCTGAAGAGAAATgccaggcttttaaaaatagcagaaaatcTTTTCTAAATCG CTATGTGTATGAAGTTGCCAGAAGGAACCCCTTTGTCTTTGCCCCGACGCTCCTAAGCGTTGCTGCTCGATTTGAGGAGGTGGCTGGCGCGTGCTGTGAAGAGCAACACAAAGCCACCTGCTTTCAAACGAGG gcAGCACCTGTCatacaatatttaaaagcattttcttcttATCAAAAGAACGTCTGTGGGGCATATTTGAAATTTGGAACCAAAGTCTTAAACTTTAT AAATATTGCTGTACTCAGTCAGAAATTTCCCAAGATTGAATTTAAGGAGCTTACCTCCCTCATAGAAGATGTTTCTTCCAAGTACGACGGGTGCTGTGAGGGGGACGTAGTCCAGTGTGTCCGTGACACG AGCAAGGTTATGAACCACATTTGTTCAAAACAAGGATCCATCTCCAGTAAAATCCAGGAGTGCTGTGAAAAGAAAATACCAGAGCGCGGTGAATGCATAATTAACTCAAACAAAGACGATAGACCAGAGGATTTAAGAGAAGCAAAATTCACTGACAGTGAAACTCTATGTCAAGAACGAGATACTGACCCAGACAACTTCTTTGCTGA GTTTACTTATGAGTACTCAAGGAATCATCCAGACCTGTCCACACCAGAGCTTTTAAGAATTGCCCATGTATACAAGGATGTCCTGAGCAATTGCTGCAACACACAAAACCCTCCAGGTTGTTACCGCCGTGCG aaAGATAAGTTCAATGAGACAACTGAGAAGAGCCACAAGATAGTACAACGAGAATGTGAACATTTCCAGCTTTGGGGGAAGGATGGCGTGAAATACTA CTACCTTATCAGACTCACAAAGACAGCCCCTCAGCTCTCCACCGAAGAGCTCATCTCTCTTGGAGAGAAAATGGCGATGGCTTTGGCTACCTGCTGCACGCTAAGTGAAGAGTTTGCCTGTGTTGATAATTTG GTGGATTTAGTTCTTGGAGAGTTatgtggaataaatgaaaatcGAACCATCAACCCTGCTGTGGACCACTGTTGTAAAACAAACTTTGCCTTCAGAAGGCACTGCTTTGAGGGTCTGAAAGCTGATGAAACATATGTGCCTCCAACTACCACTaaagatttatttacatttaatgcagACTTGTGTCAGGCTCAGAATGAGGAacttcagagaaagaaagacag GGTCCTTGTCGACTTGGCGAGGCGGCGCGAGCTCGCGGAGGAGGAGCTGCGGGCCTGGCTCGCGGGTCTCGCCGAGAGGTGCTGCAGCGCGGGCGAGCCTGCTCTGTGGGGAG GGTCCCAAAATTGGCAGCTGAAGCCAGACTGCTTgagaaacataaaggaaaaagcaTCAAAG GGCTGTGCGAGGAGCAGCAGGAGGCAGAGTATCTAG